A DNA window from Porphyromonas gingivalis ATCC 33277 contains the following coding sequences:
- a CDS encoding DUF1661 domain-containing protein: MKNSHATTKQFSRHFFRKHAPQSAHFWFVFP; this comes from the coding sequence ATGAAAAATTCTCACGCCACAACGAAACAATTCTCGCGCCATTTTTTCAGAAAACACGCGCCGCAATCGGCGCATTTTTGGTTCGTGTTTCCATGA
- the cobJ gene encoding precorrin-3B C(17)-methyltransferase, which translates to MNRARIIVAGIGPGGASDITPAVLSAIGRSDVVVGYKYYFRFIEPYLRPDTHCVDTGMKKERQRAEEAFGYALSGKTVCVISSGDAGIYGMAPLIYEMKRAKGVEMDIEVLPGISAFQKAASLLGAPIGHDLCLISLSDLMTPWPIIEKRIVAAASADFVTAIYNPKSEGRYWQLYRFVEIFMQYRSADTPVGLVRQAGREEEQVTVTTLGEFDPEVVDMFTVVLVGNSQSYCYEGHFITPRGYYPEEEIEAKGIGQEIMIKSFRTIEKELHRQDWPLDHKWALLHAIHTTADFDMENILYTDAGAVASLYEMIEAGRLRTIVTDVTMVTSGIRKGAQERLGVEAKCYLHDPRVAELAARHGITRTQAGIRLAVEEHPDALFAFGNAPTALQEVADLIRRGKASPAGIIAAPVGFVHVQESKHAVKPFRSIPKIIVEGRKGGSNLAATLVNAILCYNDAEQLRPGRDV; encoded by the coding sequence ATGAATCGAGCACGAATCATCGTAGCCGGCATCGGTCCGGGAGGAGCATCGGATATTACTCCTGCAGTGCTATCGGCTATCGGCCGGTCCGACGTAGTCGTCGGCTATAAATACTATTTCCGTTTTATCGAACCTTATCTCCGTCCGGATACCCACTGCGTGGATACCGGCATGAAGAAGGAGCGGCAGCGTGCCGAGGAAGCATTCGGGTATGCCCTCAGCGGCAAGACGGTCTGCGTGATCAGCTCCGGCGATGCCGGCATCTACGGTATGGCTCCTCTTATATATGAAATGAAACGAGCCAAAGGCGTGGAGATGGACATCGAAGTGCTGCCCGGCATCAGTGCTTTTCAGAAAGCGGCTTCGCTGCTGGGTGCTCCCATCGGTCACGACCTCTGCCTGATCTCGCTGAGCGATCTGATGACCCCTTGGCCGATCATCGAAAAGCGCATAGTGGCAGCAGCCTCCGCAGACTTCGTCACAGCTATATACAATCCTAAGAGCGAGGGCCGATACTGGCAGCTCTATCGTTTCGTAGAGATCTTCATGCAGTATCGTTCGGCCGATACGCCCGTCGGACTTGTCCGTCAGGCAGGTCGGGAAGAGGAGCAGGTGACGGTGACGACTCTCGGCGAATTCGATCCCGAAGTGGTGGATATGTTCACTGTCGTACTCGTAGGCAATTCGCAGTCGTACTGCTACGAAGGGCACTTTATCACCCCTCGCGGCTACTACCCCGAAGAAGAGATCGAAGCCAAAGGTATCGGGCAGGAGATTATGATCAAGAGTTTCCGCACGATCGAGAAAGAGCTGCACCGTCAGGATTGGCCTTTAGACCACAAGTGGGCTTTGCTCCATGCCATTCATACCACAGCGGACTTCGATATGGAGAATATACTCTACACGGATGCCGGTGCGGTGGCTTCTCTGTATGAAATGATCGAAGCCGGACGGCTGCGCACGATTGTCACAGATGTGACCATGGTTACCTCCGGTATTCGCAAGGGGGCACAGGAGCGTCTGGGTGTGGAGGCCAAATGCTATCTGCATGATCCGCGCGTGGCAGAACTGGCCGCTCGTCACGGCATCACCCGAACGCAGGCAGGCATACGCCTGGCCGTGGAGGAGCACCCCGATGCTCTTTTCGCCTTCGGCAATGCACCCACAGCCTTACAGGAAGTGGCCGATCTGATCCGTCGAGGCAAAGCCTCTCCGGCCGGGATCATTGCGGCACCGGTCGGATTCGTCCACGTACAGGAATCCAAACATGCCGTGAAGCCGTTCCGCTCCATTCCGAAGATTATCGTCGAAGGCCGTAAAGGCGGCAGCAATCTGGCTGCCACGCTGGTCAATGCCATACTCTGCTATAACGATGCCGAACAACTCAGACCGGGGCGCGATGTGTGA